One window of the Miscanthus floridulus cultivar M001 unplaced genomic scaffold, ASM1932011v1 fs_550_7_8, whole genome shotgun sequence genome contains the following:
- the LOC136532223 gene encoding auxin-induced protein 15A-like — protein sequence MAGKLGHLMTRLHLTRSRSPASAAAADVPRGHLAVYVGEGRKRLVIPTACLSHPAFVTLLKRVEDEFGFDHRCGGLTIPCASEGDFADIVSAVDEHHHHH from the coding sequence ATGGCGGGAAAGCTAGGACACCTGATGACGAGGCTGCACCTGACGAGGAGCCGATCGCCGGcatcggcagcggcggcggacgTGCCGCGGGGCCACCTGGCGGTGTACGTGGGCGAGGGGCGGAAGCGGCTGGTGATCCCGACGGCGTGCCTCAGCCACCCGGCCTTCGTGACGCTGCTGAAGCGGGTGGAGGACGAGTTCGGCTTCGACCACCGCTGCGGCGGCCTCACCATCCCCTGCGCGTCGGAAGGCGACTTCGCCGACATAGTCAGCGCCGTGGATGAGCACCACCACCATCACTGA